Within uncultured Methanoregula sp., the genomic segment CGGGTTTATTCTCGTCAGAGGGGCTCTTGTCCGGGCTGAAGATACTGCAGAACTCCTTGCAGTGCGGGGATTTTCCAAAGGAGGGACGCTCTGCCCGGCATTTGTGACAACGCCGCGCGACATTCTTGCCGGCATCAGTGTTATTTGTCTCGCGATCATCGCACTTATTCCCGTTAGTGAATTTTTTATACTTTACCGATGAAGTTTTGAGAGGCTTATTGTGATCCTACGGAAGCCCCGAGGTTTCCATTATGCGCACTGCCTCTCCTCATAAAGTTCTGATTACCGATACAACACTACGGGATGCCCATCAGTCGCTCATCGCAACACGGCTGCGGACTGAGGACATGATCCCACTCGCGCGGGAAATTGACCAGTGTGGTTTTTTTTCCGTTGAAGCATGGGGCGGCGCTACCTTTGATACCTGCATTCGGTTTTTGAACGACGATCCCTGGGACCGTCTTCGTGCACTCAAAGGAGAACTGAAACACACCCCGATCCAGATGCTCCTCCGCGGGCAGAACCTTGTCGGTTACCGGCACTATCCGGACGACGTGGTCGATAAGTTCATCGCAGCTTCGCATAAAAACGGCGTCGACATATTCCGGGTTTTCGATGCCCTGAATGATATACGGAATATGAAGCGGTCGATGGAAAAGGTCAAGGCGGCCGGGGCTCACCTCCAGAGCACCATATCCTATACCACGAGCCCCGTCCACAGCACCCGGTCCTTTATCGAAATGGCTAAAGAGCTCTACAGCCTTGAGAGCGATTCCATCTGCATCAAGGATATGGCGGGCCTGATCATGCCCGAAGCAACCCGTGAACTGATCACCGGGATCAAGGACGCGGTTGACATCAAGGTCTGCCTGCACAGCCACTCCACGAGCGGGATTGCTCCCATGAGTTACCAGGCTGCAATCGAAGCGGGTGTCGATATCCTCGATACCGCCATGTCCCCATTCTCCATGGGAACTTCCCAGCCCCCGACCGAAAGCATTGTTGCCTCCCTGATCGGGACACCAAGGGAGACCGGTATTGACCTCATCAAGCTCCGGGAAGTACGGAACATCTGCATGCAGATCCGGGAGAAATATGCGGGACTGGTGAACCCGATTTCCGAGCGGGTGGACAGCGATGTACTGATTTACCAGCTCCCGGGCGGCATGATCTCCAATACCGTATCGCAGCTGCAGGAGCAGGATGCCCTGAACCGGTGGGACGAAGTCCTTATGGAGATCCCAAGGGTCCGAAAAGATCTCGGCTATCCGCCACTGGTCACTCCGACCAGCCAGATTGTCGGGACGCAGGCTGTCCTCAATGTTCTCGTGAACGGGGAACGCTACCGCAATGTAACAAAAGAAGTCAAGGATTATGTCCGCGGGTTGTACGGCAAGTCCCCGGCCCCGGTCAGCGATGAGATCCGTCACCTCATTATCGGGGACGAGAGGGTTATTACCGAGCGACCTGCCGACCTGCTCGAACCTGCCTACGAGAAGCTGAAGAAAGAGGCGATCGCGGCCGGCCTGGTAAAGAAGGAAGAGGATGTCCTCACCTATATCCTGTACCCGGCAATCGCACCCTCGTTCCTCAAAGGCGAGCGCGTTCTGGAAGAGATCCCAAAGAAACAGGCCATTGCAAAATCCCAGCCCGAGGTTCCCAGCCAGATGGAAGTGGAAGTGGACGGCGAGGTCTTTTCCGTCAGGATTGTATCGGTTGGCGGAAGCCAGGTTGCCGTGACCAGTGTTTCAGCACCGCAGAAAGCCCCGCGGGGAGACATTGTCGGGGGCATCAAGAGCAACATGCAGGGAATGGTGCTGCAGGTGCTGGTGAACCGGGGCGCAGTGGTAAAGAAAGGGGATACACTGGTTGTCCTTGAAGCAATGAAGATGGAGAACCCGATCCACAGTCCGGTTGACGGCAAAGTCACGGAGATCTTTGTTGATGCCGGCGATGTCGTCCAGAACGGCGATGTCCTGCTGGTGGTGCAATGAAGTTTTTTGAAAAACTCCTGATTGCAAACCGGGGCGAGATTGCCATCCGGGTCATGCGGGCATGCCGCGAACTGGACATCGAGACCGTGGCAATCTTTTCCGATGCGGATAAAAATGCCCTCCATGTGAAATATGCAGACGAAGCCTTCCATGTCGGTGAAGCCCACCCGTCGAAGAGTTATCTCAACATGGAGCGAATCCTGGATATTGCCAGGAAAAGCGGAGCCGAGGCGGTTCATCCCGGGTACGGGTTTTTAGCGGAAAACTACAGGTTTGCAAAAAGGTGCCAGGAAGAGAATGTGATCTTCATCGGGCCCCAGTGGAAGACCATCCAGGCCATGGGATCCAAGATCGGCAGCAAACAGATGATGAAAGACGCAGGAGTCCCGGTCCTTCCGGGTACCGATGGCGGGATCAATAACATTGACGATGCAAAAAAGGTAGCCAGCCAGGTGGGTTACCCGGTTATCGTCAAAGCGAGTGCCGGAGGGGGAGGCATCGGGATGCAGATCGTCAACGACGAACCTGCGCTCGAAGAGGCCATCACTGCCAGCATGCGTATTGCAAAGTCCGCATTCGGCGATGCCACGGTGTTTATTGAGAAATACCTGGTGAAACCCCGGCACATTGAATTCCAGGTCCTCGCTGACGAGCACGGCCATGCAGTACACCTCTATGACCGGGAGTGTTCCATCCAGCGGCGTCACCAGAAACTCGTGGAAGAGGCACCGTCTCCCATCATGACCAAGGAATTGCGGGACCGGATGTCGGCATCGGCCCTGAAAGTTGCGGAAGTCTCGCATTACAGTAATGCCGGCTCCGTGGAATTCCTGTACAGCCAGGGAAATTACTATTTCATGGAGATGAATACCCGGCTCCAGGTCGAGCACACCATCACGGAAATTATCACCGGAGTAGATCTCGTCAAGCAACAGATTGCCATTGCTGCCGGAGAGAATCTTCCCTTTGAACAGGACGACCTCTCCATACGGGGCCATGCAATAGAATGCCGGATCAATGCCGAAGATCCCCAGAATAATTTTGCAGCGGACCCCGGGAAGATCCTCCGGTATCGGTCCCCGGGCGGGCCGGGCATACGGGTGGACAGCGGTATTCACATGGGGTACACAATTCCTGCAAATTACGACTCCATGATTGCAAAACTGTGTGCATGGGACAGTACCCGGGTGGACGCTATCAAGCGGATGCGACGTGCAATATCCGAGTACATCATCCTGGGGATCAA encodes:
- a CDS encoding acetyl-CoA carboxylase biotin carboxylase subunit, translated to MKFFEKLLIANRGEIAIRVMRACRELDIETVAIFSDADKNALHVKYADEAFHVGEAHPSKSYLNMERILDIARKSGAEAVHPGYGFLAENYRFAKRCQEENVIFIGPQWKTIQAMGSKIGSKQMMKDAGVPVLPGTDGGINNIDDAKKVASQVGYPVIVKASAGGGGIGMQIVNDEPALEEAITASMRIAKSAFGDATVFIEKYLVKPRHIEFQVLADEHGHAVHLYDRECSIQRRHQKLVEEAPSPIMTKELRDRMSASALKVAEVSHYSNAGSVEFLYSQGNYYFMEMNTRLQVEHTITEIITGVDLVKQQIAIAAGENLPFEQDDLSIRGHAIECRINAEDPQNNFAADPGKILRYRSPGGPGIRVDSGIHMGYTIPANYDSMIAKLCAWDSTRVDAIKRMRRAISEYIILGIKTTLPLHYAIMNNQQYVEGNTHTHFLQEEHILSTLDRYKRDEETRMQTLAGSFDQGKKVAAITVAVNQYLQQKKE
- a CDS encoding pyruvate/oxaloacetate carboxyltransferase, which gives rise to MRTASPHKVLITDTTLRDAHQSLIATRLRTEDMIPLAREIDQCGFFSVEAWGGATFDTCIRFLNDDPWDRLRALKGELKHTPIQMLLRGQNLVGYRHYPDDVVDKFIAASHKNGVDIFRVFDALNDIRNMKRSMEKVKAAGAHLQSTISYTTSPVHSTRSFIEMAKELYSLESDSICIKDMAGLIMPEATRELITGIKDAVDIKVCLHSHSTSGIAPMSYQAAIEAGVDILDTAMSPFSMGTSQPPTESIVASLIGTPRETGIDLIKLREVRNICMQIREKYAGLVNPISERVDSDVLIYQLPGGMISNTVSQLQEQDALNRWDEVLMEIPRVRKDLGYPPLVTPTSQIVGTQAVLNVLVNGERYRNVTKEVKDYVRGLYGKSPAPVSDEIRHLIIGDERVITERPADLLEPAYEKLKKEAIAAGLVKKEEDVLTYILYPAIAPSFLKGERVLEEIPKKQAIAKSQPEVPSQMEVEVDGEVFSVRIVSVGGSQVAVTSVSAPQKAPRGDIVGGIKSNMQGMVLQVLVNRGAVVKKGDTLVVLEAMKMENPIHSPVDGKVTEIFVDAGDVVQNGDVLLVVQ